One genomic segment of Choristoneura fumiferana chromosome Z, NRCan_CFum_1, whole genome shotgun sequence includes these proteins:
- the LOC141439920 gene encoding uncharacterized protein, whose amino-acid sequence MANKKILVTLVVVCCAAVLECKIVLPHKLRYLENMLNSEVVAKAARIRQRMEANPNIQESDKDWPSLLAKYQAEDKNYNSPPSYSFNSIYNRRVPNFK is encoded by the exons atggcaaataaaaaaatcctcgTTACCCTCGTCGTTGTGTGCTGTGCTGCAGTTTTA GAATGCAAAATAGTTTTGCCGCACAAGCTGAGGTATCTAGAGAACATGTTGAACTCCGAGGTGGTGGCAAAGGCTGCCAGGATCCGTCAGCGGATGGAAGCCAACCCTAATATTCAAGAGAGCGACAAGGATTGGCCCTCTCTCCTGGCCAAATATCAGGCGGAAGACAAAAACTACAACAGCCCCCCCTCCTACTCCTTTAACAGCATCTACAACCGACGAGTTCCCAATTTCAAGTAG